Proteins co-encoded in one Gossypium arboreum isolate Shixiya-1 chromosome 11, ASM2569848v2, whole genome shotgun sequence genomic window:
- the LOC108472975 gene encoding BTB/POZ and TAZ domain-containing protein 4-like, with protein sequence MGKMEECITKQTCQGANKVFPAPPPLPGPAKNCRRKGSLMKNGSAIRGNNCAATATRALWDRLFDGGYKTDVIIKTDNGGIICAHSNILGMASPVLRGMLKQAKGFGHRRPISIHIHGVPQDAVRAFIRFLYSSSYEKEEMKEFVLPLLVMSHTYVVPQLKRVCEQQLEHGLLTIENVVDAFQLSLLCDAPRLTLITHRMIIMTCKAVRETEGWKAMKKSNPALEKELLESMMDEEHGRDIMMQKEKNRKSNEQRIYLQLCEAMEALVHIFRDGCRTIGPHDKDLKEHQTPCDYGDCCKGLELLVRHFASCKLRVPGGCIHCKRMWQLLELHSRLCTDSNSCRVPLCRNLKEKIRKQSKKDEIKWKLLVKRILRTKRIGGAPIFVSSNYNSSP encoded by the exons ATGGGGAAGATGGAAGAATGTATTACAAAGCAAACTTGTCAAGGTGCCAATAAGGTTTTTCCAGCGCCACCTCCATTACCTGGTCCAGCTAAAAATTGTAGGCGGAAGGGGTCACTAATGAAGAATGGGTCAGCCATAAGAGGAAACAATTGTGCCGCGACAGCAACCAGGGCTTTGTGGGATAGGCTCTTTGATGGAGGCTATAAAACTGATGTTATCATTAAAACTGATAATGGTGGCATCATCTGTGCGCATTCTAATATTCTT GGCATGGCTTCTCCTGTACTAAGAGGCATGTTGAAACAAGCAAAAGGATTTGGTCACAGAAGACCAATTTCAATCCACATCCATGGTGTTCCACAAGATGCAGTTCGGGCTTTCATTCGATTCTTGTACTCTTCCAG TTAtgagaaagaagaaatgaaggAATTTGTGTTGCCATTGTTGGTGATGTCACACACATATGTTGTTCCTCAGCTGAAGCGAGTTTGTGAACAGCAACTTGAGCATGGCTTGCTTACTATAGAAAATGTAGTTGATGCCTTCCAGCTTTCATTACTGTGTGATGCGCCTCGACTAACGCTGATCACTCACCGTATGATCATAATGACCTGCAAGGCCGTTCGCGAAACTGAAGGGTGGAAAGCAATGAAGAAGAGCAATCCAGCACTAGAAAAAGAACTTCTTGAATCCATGATGGATGAAGAACATGGGAGGGATATCATG ATGCAAAAGGAGAAAAACAGGAAATCAAATGAGCAGAGGATCTACCTTCAATTATGTGAAGCAATGGAGGCTCTTGTTCACATATTCAGAGATGGTTGCAGGACAATTGGACCACATGATAAGGATTTGAAAGAACACCAAACACCATGCGATTATGGAGACTGTTGCAAAGGGTTAGAATTGCTTGTTCGCCATTTTGCTAGTTGCAAGTTGAGAGTCCCTGGCGGCTGCATTCATTGCAAAAGAATGTGGCAGCTACTGGAGTTACATTCCCGTCTCTGCACTGATTCAAATTCGTGCCGAGTTCCTTTGTGCAG GAACCTCAAGGAGAAGATCAGGAAACAAAGCAAGAAGGACGAAATCAAGTGGAAATTACTTGTGAAAAGGATATTAAGAACAAAGAGAATTGGAGGTGCACCAATTTTTGTGTCCTCTAATTACAACTCTTCACCATAA